CGGCAGGTCCGGGTGCGGCAGCAGGCCGCGCCTGACGTGCATCTTGCCGTATTCGGCGCAGCGCGCGAGCGTGGGGATGGCCTTGTCCGGGTTGAGCAGCCGCGCGGGGTCGAAGGCCGCCTTCACGCCGAAGAACGCCTCGCATTCCTCGCGCGAGAACTGCACGCACATCGAGTTCAGCTTTTCCACCCCCACGCCGTGCTCGCCGGTCACGGTACCGCCCAGCTCCACGCAGGTCTCAAGGATGTCGGAGCCGAACAGCTCGGCGCGGTGCCACTCGTCCACGTCGCCGCCATCGAACAGGATCAGGGGATGCATGTTGCCATCGCCGGCGTGGAACACGTTGATGCATCGCAAGCCGTACTTGTGCTCCATCTGCTCGATGCGCTTGAGCAGCGTGCCGATGTGCTTGCGCGGGATCGTGCCGTCCATGCAGTAGTAGTCGGGCGAGATCCGGCCCGCCGCCGGGAACGCGTTCTTGCGGCCGCTCCAGAAGCGCAGCCGCTCGGCCTCGTTCTGCGACACGGTGATCCGCGTGGCGCCCGACGCGCGCAGCACCTCGCTCATCCGGCCGATTTCCTCGGCCACTTCCTCGGGCGTGCCGTCGGACTCGCAGAGCAGGATGGCGGCCGCGTCCAGGTCGTAGCCGGCCTTGACGAATTCCTCCACGGCGGCCGTGGCGGGGCGGTCCATCATCTCCAGGCCGGCCGGGATGATGCCGGCCGCGATCACGTCGGCCACGGCGTTGCCGCCTTTTTCCACGTCGTCGAAGCTGGCCATGATGACCTGCGCAAGCTGGGGCTTGGGCACCAGCCGCACGGTGACCTCGGTGACCAGGGCCAGCATGCCCTCGGAGCCGATCACGGTGGCCAGCAGGTCCAGCCCGGGCGAATCCGGCGCCTCCGAGCCGAACACCACGACGTCACCCTCCATCGTCACGGCGCGCACGCGCAGCACGTTGTGGACGGTCAGGCCGTACTTCAGGCAGTGGACGCCGCCCGAGTTCTCGGCCACGTTGCCGCCGATGGAGCAGGCGATCTGCGACGACGGATCGGGCGCGTAATAGAGATTGTGCGGCGCGGCGGCCTCGGAGATTGCCAGGTTGCGCACGCCGGGCTGGACCACGGCCGTGCGCGCGTACGGATCGACCGACACGATGCGCTTGAACTTGGCCAGCGACAGCACCAGCCCGCCGGCAATCGGCATGGCGCCGCCAGACAGGCTCGTGCCCGACCCGCGCGGCACCACGGGCACGCCCAGTTCGTGGCACAGCCGCAGCACGGCGCAGACCTGGTCCTCGGTGTCGGGCAGCACCACGGCGTCGGGCACCTGGCGGTAGGCGGCCAGGCCATCGCACTCGTAGGGAATGGTGTCCTCGGCCTTCCACAGCACGGCGGACGCGGGCAGGATGGCCGCAAGCCGGGCCAGCAGCGTGGCGCGGCGCGACTCGGCGGATACTTCCGCGACGGGGTGGGCGTCTTGCGGGGCGTTCATGGCAGCAACTCCTGTGACGGACCGGGCGCCGCGCACGGGATTGACACGCGAAGCGCCAGTGCACGGCCGGGACGGCAGACTATAGCGCAGGCCCCTCGCCAGGCGGGCCCCGGCGCACGTGAATTCGGCATGGCAACCCGATCAAAATGGTTCATGCCGGCCGCCGCGGGCCGGGGGACGATTCCAGCGTAGTGGCTCGGACGCTACCAGTCCAGCCCGAGCAGCCAGTCGATGAAGTAGCGCGCCTCGGGCATCAGCGGCGCCTGTTCGCGCTCCACGATGTAGTAGCCGTGCGGCGACACCGACTCGATATCCAGCAGCTTGACCATCTGGCCCGCCGCCAGCCACTGCCGCGCCATGCGCTGCCGCACCAGCCCCACGCCCTGGTTCGAGACGATGGCTTCCAGCATCAGCCCGATGTCGTTGAACTGGGCGCCGGTCTGCGGCTCGGGCCAGTCCAGGCCGGCGGTCTCGAACCACGGCCGCCATGGCTCCAGCGGGCTGCGCAGCAGCGTCAGGTTGTGCAGGTCCTCGGGCTTGGTCACCGCGAAGCCGTTCACCCGTTCGTAGTATTCCCGCCCGCAGGCCGGAAACACCTGCTCCACCAGCAGCCGCGTGGTCTTCAGGTCCGGATAGCGGCCCGTGCCGTAGCGGATCTCGATGTCGGTGTCCTCGGCCTTGACGTCCAGGAACGGCACCGCCAGGTGCAGCTCCAGGTCGATATGCGG
This sequence is a window from Cupriavidus pauculus. Protein-coding genes within it:
- a CDS encoding FAD-linked oxidase C-terminal domain-containing protein; amino-acid sequence: MNAPQDAHPVAEVSAESRRATLLARLAAILPASAVLWKAEDTIPYECDGLAAYRQVPDAVVLPDTEDQVCAVLRLCHELGVPVVPRGSGTSLSGGAMPIAGGLVLSLAKFKRIVSVDPYARTAVVQPGVRNLAISEAAAPHNLYYAPDPSSQIACSIGGNVAENSGGVHCLKYGLTVHNVLRVRAVTMEGDVVVFGSEAPDSPGLDLLATVIGSEGMLALVTEVTVRLVPKPQLAQVIMASFDDVEKGGNAVADVIAAGIIPAGLEMMDRPATAAVEEFVKAGYDLDAAAILLCESDGTPEEVAEEIGRMSEVLRASGATRITVSQNEAERLRFWSGRKNAFPAAGRISPDYYCMDGTIPRKHIGTLLKRIEQMEHKYGLRCINVFHAGDGNMHPLILFDGGDVDEWHRAELFGSDILETCVELGGTVTGEHGVGVEKLNSMCVQFSREECEAFFGVKAAFDPARLLNPDKAIPTLARCAEYGKMHVRRGLLPHPDLPRF
- a CDS encoding LysR substrate-binding domain-containing protein, translating into MASVFQRVPPLHLLIAFESAARLGSFARAAEELSVTPSAVSHRIKNLEELWGEDLFVRSNAALRLTAAGTRYQRNVQDALKSLNELARPEYNKLRTRLRVAIPPTFGRQHLVPRLPEFSALYPHIDLELHLAVPFLDVKAEDTDIEIRYGTGRYPDLKTTRLLVEQVFPACGREYYERVNGFAVTKPEDLHNLTLLRSPLEPWRPWFETAGLDWPEPQTGAQFNDIGLMLEAIVSNQGVGLVRQRMARQWLAAGQMVKLLDIESVSPHGYYIVEREQAPLMPEARYFIDWLLGLDW